A window of Aminivibrio pyruvatiphilus genomic DNA:
AAAGCAGGGAAAACAGTCAAAGAGTAAACGAAACAAACGGCGCACCGGAGTGTTCATGAAAAGCGGAACCCAAATCCAGAAAAGGAGGAAATCAGACCCAATGAAAAAGACCCTTGCACTTGTACTGACATTTGTGTTTCTTCTCGCGGGAGCCCACGGGGCCCTTGCCCAGGACGTGAAGTGGCGCCTGGTGACCCACGCCATGCCCGGAACGGAGCAGCAGCGGATCGCCGAAGTTTTCTGCGAGACGGTGAAGACCCTGTCCGGCGGAAAGTTCGTCATCGAGCCCTATGCGGCCGGCGTGCTCTTCCCCGTGTTCGAGTCCTTCGACGGCGTGGCCAACGGAGTGGTGGATGCCGCCATGGTCTACAGCGCCTACTGGACGGGCAAGGATCCTCTCTTCACCCTCACCACCCAGCCCGGTTCCCCTCTCGGCACCTTTGCCGAGGGCGCCTACCTGGTGGAGAAGCTCGAGCCCTGGTTCGAGAAGCTCTATGCCAAGCACCGCATCAAGTATCTCGGCCACGCCATGACCAGCCCCATCAACGAGCAGCTCATGTCCGTCACGCCCATCAACACCATTGAGGACGTGAAGGGAAAGAAGATCCGTTCCTCCGGCTTCGGCGCCCTCTTCTACAGGGCCCTCGGCGGCACCACGGTCTCCCTCTCCGCCCCCGAGATCTACACCGCCTTCCAGACGAAGAACATCGACGCCGCCGAATGGACCTTCTGGGACGAGAACATGCGCATGGGCTTCCACGAAGTGGCAACCTACGTGGTGGACCCCGCCTTCCAGAACGGCACCTGCGAGTACTTCCCCCTGGTGGTGAACCCCGACAGGTGGAATGCCCTTTCCCAGGAATACAAGGACATCGTCATCACGGCCCGCGACCGCATCCGCTACCTTTCCGCCATGGTCTACGTCCATGAGATCAAGGCCCGGGAAAAGTGGAAGGAGATGCCCAACATCACCGTCGTCCGCTGGAGCGCCGAGGACGAGGCCAAGGCCCGGAGCGTGGGACACAAGCTCGTGGTCGACGAATGCAACAAGACCCCCGAGGGCAAGGATTTCCTCGAGATCTACCGCACGGTCCT
This region includes:
- a CDS encoding TRAP transporter substrate-binding protein; this encodes MKKTLALVLTFVFLLAGAHGALAQDVKWRLVTHAMPGTEQQRIAEVFCETVKTLSGGKFVIEPYAAGVLFPVFESFDGVANGVVDAAMVYSAYWTGKDPLFTLTTQPGSPLGTFAEGAYLVEKLEPWFEKLYAKHRIKYLGHAMTSPINEQLMSVTPINTIEDVKGKKIRSSGFGALFYRALGGTTVSLSAPEIYTAFQTKNIDAAEWTFWDENMRMGFHEVATYVVDPAFQNGTCEYFPLVVNPDRWNALSQEYKDIVITARDRIRYLSAMVYVHEIKAREKWKEMPNITVVRWSAEDEAKARSVGHKLVVDECNKTPEGKDFLEIYRTVLWDLGYKDEAKELGYSK